DNA sequence from the Carnobacterium funditum DSM 5970 genome:
ATGTATACATAGTGACCGTTTGGCCTTGGTAGCTTCCTTTAATACCAAATAAATTATAGTTTGGTGAAGATGATAGCTTGCTGCCACCGAAACCACTTTCTAAGGCTGCTTGAGCGACCATTACAGAAGCGTAAAGATTGTTTTTAGGCGCCACTTCAGCTGCGTATGCTCCAATAAAGTTTATAAATTCTGTATTAGACATCTTCTCAATGCCCTTATTAGAATTTATTACTTCATTAGATTTATTTGCAACTTTAGCACCAGATTTATTTACAGCTAATGTATCTCCTGGATGAATTAAATTTGAAGAAAGTTTATTCCATTCCTTTAACTCTGTCACAGATATCTTATGCGCTTTTGCAATTCTGTTTAAAGTATCTCCTGATTTAACAATGTATATTTTGGCTAAGTTTGCTTTGTCAGCTGCGGCTTTTTCGGCTGCGGCTTTCTCAGCTGCAACTTTTTCGGCTGTGGCTTTTTCGGCTGCAGCTTTCTCGACTGCGACTTTTTCGGCTGTGGCTTTTTCGGCTGCAGCTTTTTCGGCTGCGACTTTTTCGGCTGTGGCTTTTTCGGCTGCAGCTTTCTCGGCTACGGCTTTCTCAGTTGCGACTTTCTCGGCTGCGGCTTTTTCGGCTGCAGCTTTCTCGACTGCGACTTTTTCGACTGTGGCTTTCTCAGTTGCGACTTTCTCGGCTATAACTTTTTCAGCTACATTACCTTCAGCAATGACAATCAGTGATTCCTCTTTATTTTCACTCACTTTATCTTCTGCAGTTGATTCATATGTAAGTGTAGATTCTTCAATTCCAACTTCTGCAGTTGAGTTCGGATTCTCCATTTTTGATGAATCTTCAGATAAAACACTTTCATTATTTGAAACTGCTACAGCTTCAGTCCATAATTCTTCAATTTCATCAATCGTTAATTCCTCAAAGTTTAATTTTTTAATTTGTGCTTCACTTAATAAAAGCTTTAATTCATTTATCCTTTGTTCTTTTTCAATTATCGCATCTTCTGAAAGGACCTCTGTGCTTTTTTTTCCTGCCTCAGCTTCTTCTGTCGTTTTATCTGTTGTCTCTGTAACTTCTTTCGCATCCTCCAGTTCATTATTACTAGAATTTGCTAAATCATTAGCCGTAGCCGATACTGAAAAAGAAGGAAATGCTAATAGACCAATAAGTAAAGTCGTGCTTAAAACAGCTGTGCTTCTTTTGTACACTGTCTGTGGTAAATTGAGTTGTTCAATCATTTTTTTATTAGTAATAGATTCTATTCTTTCTTTTCTAGTTTTCTCCAATACTATACCTCCTAATTTAGTTACCTTCTATAACAAAATGAGTGCGACATTAGCTAAATTTTATAATCTTTACTACTCATGTTATTATAACGTTCTATATGCTTATTAGATAGATGAATTTTATTTGTGACAGCTATTTTAATATATGTTACATAACCGTAATAATAACAGACTGTTTTCTAATTTAATCCAAAAATCTTATTTTTAACCTATTCATTATCACTTCAAATTGTTCAGGCTAAAATTTTATGGTAAAATAAACTACTATTCGTGAATTCTATTTTCAAACTAGTAAAAAAACAACTTTAGAAAGTGTGAAATGATGCCTCAAAAACCTACTTATTATCAACCTGCTTTACTTATTAGCTTTTTATGTTTTGTACTCTTCTGTATTATAGCCCTTGGGGTTCAGTCAAACGCTGATTGGATAAATTGGGTGGATCAACTCATTGCTAATCCAATCGTGGCAAGTGCCACACAAAATAAAACAAGCTTTTTTATTTTTATTACTCGTTTAGGTGGGGTCCCAGTCATGTCTACTGCTGTCGTATTATTTAGCTCTTTCCTTATTTGGCAATCAAAAAATAAACGCCTAGCCATTTGGTATATTTCACAATCGATTTTAGGAGCTGGTGCATTAAATATACTTGTAAAAGTACTTTTTCAAAGAGAGCGACCTACAATTGAACATTTAGTTATACAAGGAGGATTTAGTTTTCCAAGTGGACACTCAATGGGCTCATTAATTTCTTATGGCGGGATAGCGTTTTTAATCTTTTACCTTTACAAAAAAAGCACGCTGTCTATCGGTGTCTTGGTCATCGCTATTCTTCTAATCTTATTAATTGGTTTAAGCAGAATTTATCTTGGGGTTCATTTTCCATCAGATGTTATCGGAGGTTATTTATTAGGTACTTCATGGTTAACACTATTGATTGCCCTATTCCCAAAGTTAATAAAACAAAACTAATTTTTTGTCTTATTCATGTCAACTTCAACAAGTAATAAGGAGATTTAAACTATGATTGAAAATGCACTTCGCTACAGCCATACCCTCTTAAAAAGTACCATTATAAATGGTGATAAGGTTATCGATGCAACGGTTGGAAACGGTGGAGATACTGTCTTATTAGCCAAACTAGTCGGGAAAACAGGTCATCTATTCGGTTTTGATGTTCAAGCTCAAGCGATTAAAACGACCAAAGAAAAATTATTATTCACCGGTCTTTTACAGCAAGTTTCTCTTTACAACGAAGGTCATGAAAAGTTGAACTTATTTGTACCAGCGAATATAGAAATTGCAGCAGCCGTTTTTAACTTAGGTTATTTGCCTACAGGGGATAAACAAATTATCACTAAAGGTGAAACAACTATCCAGGCCATAGAAATTATTTTACCGCGTTTAAGAAAAGGCGGCTTAATAGTATTGACAGTTTATTCTGGTCATCCAGAAGGAGACTTAGAAAAATCAGCTATTTTAGAATTTACTAAGCAACTCTCACAAGATTTATTTACTGTTTTATATTATGGATTCATCAACCAAAAAAATTCACCACCCTTTTTAATTGCTATTGAAAAGAGATAAAAAAGCTCGTGAGTCTAGATTTGGTACCGACCCCCAAAAGTTAGAGTAAATAATCTAATTTTTGGGGGTCTTTTTGTATGGCTAAATATCATGCTGATTTAAAATTAAAAATTGTAAAGGAGTATCAAAATGGAACGTTGACATATGATCTATTGGCAAAAAAATATGGTATGCCAAGTTCATCACCTATAAAACAATGGGTCAATCTTTATACTCATTATGGAAAAGAAGGGCTAATCCGAAAAAAAACAAAAGAAGTCTATTCTGTTCATTTCAAACTAGATGTATTACAATTTATGAAACGAACAGGTGCTTCTTATCAAGAAACGGCTAATTCCTTCGGAATCAGAGAATTCTCTATCATTGCGAACTGGAATCGTGCATTTAATAAAAAAGGTATAGAAGGCCTGAAATTTCAACCAAAGGGGCGACCTCCTATGTCTAAACATCCAAAGAAAAAAATAGAAAGTGAAGAAACTATGTCTAAAGAGCAAGAACTTAAGCATGAGAATGAGCTTCTACGCTTAGAGAATGCTTACTTAAAAAAGTTAAAAGCTTACGAGGAGAATCCGGATGCCTACCTCGAAAAGCACAAGCGGCGTTGGCATTCGAGCTCAAAGAAGAAGGATACAAATTAAAGGATGTCCTTGTAGTTGTAGATATTCCCGAAGCGACGTATCATTATCATTTAAAGCGATTGAACACAGACGAACAAGATATAGCTCTAAAAAATAAGATTTCAGAGC
Encoded proteins:
- a CDS encoding helix-turn-helix domain-containing protein, which codes for MAKYHADLKLKIVKEYQNGTLTYDLLAKKYGMPSSSPIKQWVNLYTHYGKEGLIRKKTKEVYSVHFKLDVLQFMKRTGASYQETANSFGIREFSIIANWNRAFNKKGIEGLKFQPKGRPPMSKHPKKKIESEETMSKEQELKHENELLRLENAYLKKLKAYEENPDAYLEKHKRRWHSSSKKKDTN
- a CDS encoding phosphatase PAP2 family protein, with product MDQLIANPIVASATQNKTSFFIFITRLGGVPVMSTAVVLFSSFLIWQSKNKRLAIWYISQSILGAGALNILVKVLFQRERPTIEHLVIQGGFSFPSGHSMGSLISYGGIAFLIFYLYKKSTLSIGVLVIAILLILLIGLSRIYLGVHFPSDVIGGYLLGTSWLTLLIALFPKLIKQN
- a CDS encoding tRNA (mnm(5)s(2)U34)-methyltransferase — protein: MIENALRYSHTLLKSTIINGDKVIDATVGNGGDTVLLAKLVGKTGHLFGFDVQAQAIKTTKEKLLFTGLLQQVSLYNEGHEKLNLFVPANIEIAAAVFNLGYLPTGDKQIITKGETTIQAIEIILPRLRKGGLIVLTVYSGHPEGDLEKSAILEFTKQLSQDLFTVLYYGFINQKNSPPFLIAIEKR